From one Candidatus Desulfatibia profunda genomic stretch:
- the lysS gene encoding lysine--tRNA ligase, producing MEKPSDLIGKRKSKIEDLRNKNINLFPNDFNVSHTVRDITKLIEASPDSLTDEGPVFVVAGRVMAINRFGKASFIRFKDRTGQLQAYIRKDKTGDEAYGLFKLIDIGDFVGLKGSMFKTKTGEWTLLAHELKLVCKSTRPLPEKFHGLRDPEKRYRRRYIDLIMNPDVQEIFIKRSKIVQAIRSFLLERDFLEVETPMMQPVPGGAEATPFVTHHNVLGMDLYLRIAPELYLKRLVVGGFERVFEINRNFRNEGVSARHNPEFTMLELYQAYATYEDLMDLTAEMFAYVSGVVSGSTAITYQGQTIDLGAKWRRMTLISALETYGGIDATLLKDKEKLLEIAASNGIKVTKTGRLGKIITKLFDILVEPKLIQPIFITGYPVEVSPLSRRNDKDPGLTDRFELFIAGHEIANGFSELNDPEDQKERFLQQMADREAGDLEAHTMDHDYIEALEYGMPPAAGEGIGIDRLIMLLTDSASIREVILFPHMKPEAGKGGS from the coding sequence ATGGAAAAACCAAGCGACCTTATCGGGAAACGAAAAAGTAAAATAGAGGATTTAAGAAATAAAAATATAAATCTGTTCCCCAACGATTTTAATGTTTCGCATACGGTTCGGGACATCACCAAGTTGATAGAAGCTTCGCCGGATTCCCTAACCGACGAAGGCCCCGTATTTGTCGTTGCGGGACGGGTGATGGCGATCAATCGTTTCGGGAAAGCATCCTTTATCCGGTTCAAAGATCGTACCGGCCAGCTTCAGGCATATATTCGGAAAGACAAAACGGGCGATGAAGCTTATGGACTTTTTAAACTGATCGATATCGGGGATTTTGTCGGCTTAAAGGGATCTATGTTCAAAACCAAAACCGGCGAGTGGACACTGTTGGCCCATGAATTAAAGCTTGTCTGCAAATCGACCCGGCCGCTTCCGGAAAAATTTCACGGGCTCAGAGATCCTGAAAAGCGCTATCGTCGGCGCTACATCGACTTAATCATGAATCCGGACGTGCAGGAGATATTTATTAAGCGCAGTAAAATTGTCCAGGCCATACGTTCATTCCTTCTGGAGCGGGATTTTCTTGAAGTGGAAACGCCGATGATGCAACCTGTTCCGGGCGGGGCCGAAGCCACACCGTTTGTCACCCATCACAATGTCCTGGGGATGGACCTGTATTTGCGCATCGCTCCCGAACTCTATTTAAAACGTCTGGTTGTTGGTGGATTTGAAAGGGTTTTTGAGATCAACAGAAACTTCCGAAATGAAGGCGTTTCAGCCCGCCACAATCCCGAATTTACGATGCTCGAGTTATATCAGGCCTATGCAACCTATGAAGACCTGATGGATCTGACCGCAGAGATGTTTGCATATGTGAGCGGGGTGGTGAGCGGGTCGACCGCAATCACTTATCAGGGCCAGACGATTGACTTGGGTGCCAAGTGGCGCCGCATGACCCTCATTTCCGCCTTGGAGACCTATGGCGGCATTGATGCAACTTTGCTCAAGGACAAAGAAAAACTTCTTGAAATTGCGGCTTCAAATGGGATCAAGGTGACCAAAACCGGCCGGCTCGGAAAAATTATTACCAAGCTTTTTGATATTCTGGTGGAGCCCAAACTGATCCAGCCCATATTTATTACCGGATATCCGGTGGAGGTTTCTCCGCTTTCCAGAAGAAATGATAAGGATCCCGGTCTTACGGATCGGTTTGAGCTTTTTATTGCGGGACATGAGATTGCCAACGGATTTTCGGAGCTCAACGACCCGGAAGACCAAAAAGAGCGTTTCCTGCAGCAGATGGCCGACCGGGAAGCAGGCGATCTGGAGGCCCACACCATGGACCATGACTACATCGAAGCGCTGGAGTACGGAATGCCCCCTGCGGCCGGGGAGGGGATAGGGATAGACAGACTCATCATGCTGCTTACCGATTCCGCATCCATTCGGGAGGTTATTCTTTTCCCGCACATGAAGCCGGAAGCAGGCAAGGGCGGTTCGTAG
- a CDS encoding lipoprotein-releasing ABC transporter permease subunit, translated as MSFEFFIGGRYLRAKQKEKFISLITFLSIAGVTVGVMALIVVIAVMAGFESDLKSRILGVESHVVVMRHGGSFNEYNSVTEYVEKVPGVEAATPFIYSQVMLRSSSGVSGAVLRGVDPKSAGRVIKILENSSLQNLNKMHTEENTAVSVPGIILGRQLARNLGVVVGDVVDLISSRGIISPVGHLPAMKRFKVAGIFEAGMYEYDGSLAYVHLKDAQKTLRMSDSVTGIEVRVDDIYKAKNIAEKIVGGLGFPYWARDWMQMNHNLFSALKLEKTVMFIILVLIVLVAAFNIASTLIMMVMGKTKDIAILKAMGSTDKSIRKIFIFNGMIIGSVGTALGICLGVFLCKLLEKYKFIELPGDVYYITTLPVRLEALDVLMIAVAAIVICFLATLYPAYQASRLNPVEAIRYG; from the coding sequence ATGTCTTTTGAATTTTTCATAGGTGGTCGCTATCTCAGGGCCAAACAGAAAGAAAAGTTTATTTCACTGATTACGTTTCTTTCCATAGCCGGTGTTACGGTGGGAGTTATGGCTCTGATCGTGGTGATTGCAGTCATGGCCGGCTTTGAATCCGATTTGAAGTCCCGTATATTAGGGGTTGAGTCCCACGTGGTAGTCATGCGCCATGGCGGTTCTTTTAACGAATATAACAGCGTAACCGAATATGTGGAAAAGGTTCCGGGAGTTGAAGCGGCAACACCGTTTATTTATAGTCAGGTCATGCTGCGGTCCTCATCGGGAGTGTCCGGTGCTGTTCTCAGAGGCGTAGACCCTAAATCCGCCGGCCGGGTAATAAAAATCTTAGAGAACAGTTCGCTGCAAAACTTAAACAAGATGCATACGGAAGAAAACACGGCCGTTTCTGTGCCCGGAATCATTTTGGGCCGGCAACTTGCCAGAAATCTGGGTGTCGTTGTCGGCGACGTGGTTGATTTAATATCATCGCGGGGAATTATTTCTCCTGTCGGACACCTGCCGGCCATGAAGCGGTTTAAAGTTGCCGGTATTTTTGAGGCCGGCATGTATGAATACGACGGCTCTTTGGCTTACGTTCACCTGAAGGATGCGCAGAAAACCCTGCGGATGTCCGATTCGGTGACCGGCATCGAAGTGCGGGTGGATGATATCTATAAAGCCAAAAATATTGCTGAAAAGATCGTTGGCGGCTTGGGGTTCCCTTACTGGGCCAGAGACTGGATGCAGATGAACCACAACCTTTTTTCGGCCTTGAAGCTGGAAAAGACGGTGATGTTCATCATTTTGGTGCTGATCGTTCTGGTGGCCGCTTTTAACATTGCCAGTACACTGATCATGATGGTAATGGGAAAAACAAAAGATATAGCCATATTAAAGGCCATGGGCTCAACGGATAAGAGCATCCGAAAAATTTTCATCTTCAATGGAATGATCATCGGTTCGGTTGGAACGGCGCTGGGAATTTGCCTGGGGGTTTTCCTGTGTAAATTGCTGGAAAAATACAAGTTTATCGAACTTCCAGGGGATGTTTACTATATCACAACCCTTCCCGTCAGACTTGAGGCTTTGGATGTTTTGATGATTGCCGTTGCCGCCATCGTGATATGTTTTCTGGCAACACTTTATCCGGCGTATCAGGCATCCAGGCTCAACCCTGTTGAGGCGATTCGTTATGGTTAG